The genomic DNA ATCACAGAGGGATGTATAAATAACCCACTGTctattttgttacatttgttttcaatttaaatgtaTGCCAATTCAGTAAGTGATCagattacatttgaaaaacaaaagtacttaatatttgatttaaacATGTAACAAAACATTTCTGTACTTActtatttcaaacattttgtGTGTTCAGGTTGCAAAGTCTGCACAGTTCACCTCAACTATTTGGAAATCCTCATttaatatgaaaacattttcaaccTCTTGATTACaagttttaaattaatttatcaaTTTGTCACCACTGTGATGGCAACATCTGAAATAATGTATTGGCTGCAACGGACTTTAATTAATAAAGACAGGAGTGACATTGGGAATTCAAATTATTTGATCAAGACTCATTACCATAATAGTGTGAGATATCTACGGCAATGACTGTCTACAACATGTATGAATCACTGACTGCATAGCATTTATgaagtgatttttttatgaaacgATTTAGCTGCCCATCAACCTCCCAAGAAAATGATTCACCACTAGCTCTGCTTGGCACTGCGTTTTCAGAAATGAAAGATTTTACAAGAGCAAAGGATGTGACTGGGAAAACCCTGGCCAGGCTGGTTACTGATCACTGCGTGTGTCCGCAGTCTGTGGAGTCATTCATGAGTTTGCAATCGACAAATCAGAGCAGAGTTTGACGCAACACAGGTATAAACTCTGAATCGGCAACTCAAAAAAATACCCGCACAATCTGTGAATGACCATTCTCTACCCTACCCGGCACCAAATGACTAACACAACCATGACAGACAGTGACCACTGTGTATTACTTGCACCCAGATTATTGTATAATTTTTGTATCATTTCAGATTATAGAAGGTGACCGTGTAAAATGGTACAGGATGATGCTCCAGGAGTAGGCTTGATaatgaaaaatacaataaactCATAATTCGTGAAACAAGAATCATATTCATCAtccacagatgtgtgtgtgagtgtaatgTGTCATGTTagtgcacagaaaaaaaaaaaaaagatttattttttatttttaattttgtttagtCATGAACAGACCAGAATGACAAACAGGGGATTAAAAAAATGGGTACACAGTCCATTTCTCTGCCTTTTGTTTCAGAGAGACACCAGGTGAACCTGGCCCGGAAAAATTATTTTCACCTCTTCAAATCTTGAAGTTTTGTGTCATAGTTTATCAGCAGGACAGACCTGCACCAGCCTCTTTCCTCTGGCGCAGCACCACTGCCGAGGACGTGCTCGTCACACGTCCTCCGTTACACTCCTGGTTTCTGATCAAGAACCAGTAAACCATAATCCATGGTCCCTTGCAGCCATTTTTTTCAGCGCTTATCAAACCGGTGCGCATAGAGTCGACCTCTGATCAAGAATCAAGAAGTCAGCGTGCGTCTCTGTCACTGCAAGCTTTCTCGAGGCAGGCTATCAGAGAACTATGGCGGCGCCGAAAAAGACTTGGAAAAAGAATATTGTAGAgccattttgttatttatttagaaagcaagagaaagagacacatgAAGCAGTGGACCGAGGACTGCAAGTTCGGTTTATGTCCGGAAACAGACAGAATTTCTGGTTTCTGGTCATATGCaggaaggaagaagaatgaAGTGTCCAGTTTGCTCAGCTACACTGAGCATTTACAAACAGCATGTCTGAACTGAAAGCACTTTACAGTTACCACCCCTTTGGGTTTCATCATGACATTGACAGCGTGTTTGTGAGCACACGGTCTGTATGAACTGGTCAaagatgttgtgtgtgttggcgtGTGTGATATCGAGTATATACCTACTCACTGTCACTGAACATATTTGTATACTAGTCAGGGACGCTGACTACACTAGTAAACCTTCCAGTGACACCGAACAGAGCGTGCACATCTTTACACGTGTGCTCTATTTGTTACGATCTAGCAGGTGCATCCTCAAAGCTGATAATGCTGGACTCTGGGTGTTGCGCTCCGCCTGTCGATGGCCCTCCGCTGCTCTGCGACATCGAggatgaggaggtggaggagagagagccgCCGACAGGTCCCCCTGCTGGTCTCGGCGTGGAGGAGGGGTCACGCCCGCCTGGGAGGAGCGGCTGTGCATCGGTTCTGACCTCGTCGTCCTCATCGTCTTCGTCGTCGTCCATGCTGGGCCAGGCGGACTGGTCCTCCACACGCTTCAGACGCTCGTTCAGAGCCTTGAGGGCCAGTTGTCTGGAAAGAAGAGGGAAGATGCTCTTCATTAATCCCCTAAGGAAGTACTGCTGCACAACAGAAGAGGCCTGTTTGTGATTGTTGCAGCGCTCCTGTGTAGATGTAATCTAATGCTCACTGTGCTTTAATAACAGTATGAAATATGTGCAGTAAATTGAGCcatgtggggggaaaaaagacacGAGAACTTTGCTGTCAAGGCTATTAAAGTGAGTAATCCGTCATCTCTTACACAAACATAACATCCCTACGCATGCAGAGGACAGTAGGGGTCGGAAAAGAAATTCGcatcaagattttttttgtgatgattttttaaaatcatttattttcctaGAACGGATTACAGCAAACAAGCAATCATAtctgtttccagcaaaacagcccgaaagcagaaaatacagaaaatatatGTTATGTAGGTCCtacttctttacaaataaaataaatgtcgGACTGACTGACATGTAATGTGCATTGTTCTTAGAATACAGTTTCAGAAATGTCCCCTTaaatattgtctctagaagagCATAATTCagcttttgttttggttaaagaaggaaaagaaaatcgcaatacTCACTACTATCAAatcgcaataaatgaaaatcgcaatacaaatctaatcggcacccatgtatcgtgaaagaatCAAATGGGGACAAAAGCACATCATTCCAGCCCTGGAGTATAGGGCAAGCAAAAGTGCAGCACCATTGGAGCAGttttgggggttcagtgccttagTTAAGGGCATCTGGCCCATTAAATTGTACTACAGTAGATTTAGTACCGGTTGAAAGATATCTGCAAATGTCTTGACTTTAAGGATAATGTTTGGTCTCTTGTCTTTTAATTGAATTAGAAGAAACTGATAATTGTGTGAAGTCACAATTAAGATATagatataaaaaagaaaagattactgATATGCTACTGTCATTTTTTGAAATGAAATTCGTCATTTGTTGATTAAAGTACCAATTACTTCTAAAATCATCACAATAAGGTTCATTCTCATTTAGCAGACCACTCAATAAAGAAGCTAACAGAGGGCCTTAGCTTCATTCAGATGGCAGCCATGTTTAATGTGCGCCAGACTGGAGAAGGGAAGCTAACAAGAAGATTTGATTTCAGACTGAAACAAAGTTCAACCAGTTTACGGATACAAATTTAATAACACTTGTTTGATATCCCAACATTTTCCAACTGGGAAGTTGCTGAACATGTGCAGTTGTGTTCAACAATTACCCTGGATGGAAGTTGTAAAAGTAgatgtaaaattattttttttgtctttaatcaACACTTGGTGTAGAGAGACAGGGAACAGAGAGAGGGGTATGACACAACCACTGACCCCCAGTCTGGAGCCAAACTGAGGATGTTGTGGCTGTGACTACCTGGGCTCACAAATCCCCCCCCTGacttattgaaaaaaagcataaaacaccCCTTGACAATAAAGGAACACTAATCTGTGTGCATATGCGTTTGAAAGAGAGAGCAATGACATCTATCTGTAACTGAATCTGTATGACAGCTTGGTAGAGTGTCTGCCAGACAATGGGAACAGGCGGAAAAACAAACCTCTGACAGCTTGTGAGTGTTAGTGAATGTGCTATTAAGGCTGCCTTCGTGATCTGGCACTGCGGCTAAAAAAACACGTTCATTCGAATGTGGGTAGACGTTGAGGCTGCGTCAGTGGGGCCACGGGGGGNNNNNNNNNNGGGGGTCGGAAAAAAGCCTGGAGAGGCCTAGGACGAAAAGACTGGAGAaacaacttttggagaaacgcaACCTGACATCACGCTTCGGTGGCCAATAACATAACTGCTGATCAATGTAAAGCATCACGAGGGAACATCAATCACACTAGATCCTAATTGGCCAgcatcaaattttaaaaaaaataggcacACCAATCTATCAAACCATCCTTTGCACAAGATCAGTTTATAAACATGCAGATGTAAATGTTTAACTCTTTTTTGCTCTGACATACCTCCTCCTTTCTGCATCTTGTGGGTCCGTCCCTGGCAGGCTGATCGTGATGGAGGAGGGCGCCCCCACGTCATACCTCTTCACCATCTTCCTGCACACCTTCACCTTCACCAGGGCGGAGTGGACCAGCCCCGCCAGCAGACCCACAGCCGGCTGCAGCGCCTCAGGAAAGAAACTAGCGAAGGCAAAGTGGTCCGACATGTCCCCACGGCCCCGGCTGTGCCTTTGGTAGAAGCGCAGGTAGACCCAGCCGGACAGGGCACCATAGCTGTATGCAGCCAGGGGGGCCGAGCTGTCGAGCAGTCCTGCCAGGCGCAGTAgagccaggaggaggaggaccaaAGCCGGTGCTGCTTTGAGTCTTACCTGAGATAGGAAGGGAAGACAGATTTTAGTTCTAGTagtttatgtaaataaaaataatcaaccAAAGGGACAGCTGCCATTTTGTCTTCAGACCACTGTGGCTGCCAGTTCCCACAGTTCACCCAAGTCAGCTAAAT from Etheostoma spectabile isolate EspeVRDwgs_2016 chromosome 7, UIUC_Espe_1.0, whole genome shotgun sequence includes the following:
- the tmem115 gene encoding transmembrane protein 115 isoform X2; translated protein: MNRYLPVARQHFLGALASTSVVVKSISAVVVLLYLLSWAVDTPYALGVTPGYLFPPNFWVWTLVTHGVVEQHVWGVVANVGIVMACGRLLEPLWGALELLIFFAVVNISAGLLAGLSYLLTYVATFDLDYLFAVRAYGAAGFLGGVLVALKQTMGDTTVLRVPQVRLKAAPALVLLLLALLRLAGLLDSSAPLAAYSYGALSGWVYLRFYQRHSRGRGDMSDHFAFASFFPEALQPAVGLLAGLVHSALVKVKVCRKMVKRYDVGAPSSITISLPGTDPQDAERRRQLALKALNERLKRVEDQSAWPSMDDDEDDEDDEVRTDAQPLLPGGRDPSSTPRPAGGPVGGSLSSTSSSSMSQSSGGPSTGGAQHPESSIISFEDAPARS
- the tmem115 gene encoding transmembrane protein 115 isoform X1; translation: MNRYLPVARQHFLGALASTSVVVKSISAVVVLLYLLSWAVDTPYALGVTPGYLFPPNFWVWTLVTHGVVEQHVWGVVANVGIVMACGRLLEPLWGALELLIFFAVVNISAGLLAGLSYLLTYVATFDLDYLFAVRAYGAAGFLGGVLVALKQTMGDTTVLRVPQVRLKAAPALVLLLLALLRLAGLLDSSAPLAAYSYGALSGWVYLRFYQRHSRGRGDMSDHFAFASFFPEALQPAVGLLAGLVHSALVKVKVCRKMVKRYDVGAPSSITISLPGTDPQDAERRRQLALKALNERLKRVEDQSAWPSMDDDEDDEDDEVRTDAQPLLPGGRDPSSTPRPAGGPVGGSLSSTSSSSMSQSSGGPSTGGAQHPESSIISFEDAPARS